A genomic region of Capra hircus breed San Clemente chromosome 19, ASM170441v1, whole genome shotgun sequence contains the following coding sequences:
- the UNC45B gene encoding protein unc-45 homolog B yields MAEAEAMQLKEEGNQHFQLQDYKAATKSYSQALKLTKDKALLATLYRNRAACGLKTESYVQAASDASRAIDINSSDIKALYRRCQALEHLGKLDQAFKDVQRCATLEPQNQSFQETLRRLNTSIQEKLRVQFSTDSRVQTMFEILLDRNSEADKLEKAANNLIVLSREEAGAERIFQNNGMALLMQLLDTKRPELMLAAVRTLSGMCSSHRARATAILHAVRIDRICSLMAVESEEMSLAVCNLLQAIIDALSGEDKQEHRGKEEALVLDSKKDLKQITNHLLDMLVSKKVSGQGRDQALNLLNKNVPRKDLAIHDNSRTIYVVDNGLRKILKVVGQVPDLPSCLPLTDNTRMLASILINKLYDDLRCDPERDHFRKICEEYITGTFDPQDMDKNVIAIQTVSGILQGPFDLGNQLLGLKGVMEMMVALCGSERETDQLVAVEALIHASTKLSRATFIITNGVSLLKEIYKTTKNEKIKIRALVGLCKLGSAGGTDYALRQFAEGSTEKLAKQCRKWLCNASIDTRTRKWAVEGLAYLTLDADVKDDFVQDIPALQAMFELAKTPDKTILYSVATTLVNCTNSYDVKEVIPELVQLAKFSKQHVPEEHPKDKKDFVDMRVKRLLKAGVTSALVCMVKADNAILTDQTKELLARVFLALCDNPKDRGTIVAQGGGKALIPLALEGTDVGKVKAAHALAKIAAVSNPDIAFPGERVYEVVRPLVSLLNTQRDGLQNYEALLGLTNLSGRSDKLRKKIFKEKALPDIENYMFENHDQLRQAATECMCNMVVNKEVQERFLADGNDRLKLVVLLCGEDDDKLQNAAAGALAMLTASHKKLCFKMTEVTTQWLEILQRLCLHDRLSVQHRGLVIAYNLLAADAELAKKLVESELLEILTVVGKQEPDEKRAAVVQTARECLVKCMDYGFIKPVS; encoded by the exons ATGGCCGAGGCGGAAGCAATGCAGCTGAAGGAGGAAGGGAATCAGCATTTCCAGCTCCAGGACTACAAGGCCGCCACCAAGAGCTACAGCCAGGCCCTGAAGCTGACCAAGGATAAGGCCCTGCTGGCCACGCTCTATCGGAACCGGGCGGCCTGTGGCCTGAAAACG GAGAGCTATGTTCAGGCGGCTTCCGATGCCTCAAGAG CCATTGATATCAACTCCTCGGACATCAAGGCTCTGTACCGGCGATGCCAGGCACTGGAGCACCTGGGCAAGCTGGACCAGGCCTTCAAGGATGTGCAGCGCTGTGCCACTCTGGAGCCACAGAACCAGAGCTTCCAGGAGACACTGAGGAGGCTCAACACCAGCATCCAGGAGAAG CTCCGTGTGCAGTTCTCCACTGATTCGAGGGTTCAGACGATGTTTGAGATTCTCCTGGACAGAAACAGTGAAGCGGATAAACTGGAGAAG GCCGCCAACAACCTCATTGTCCTCAGCCGTGAGGAAGCGGGGGCCGAAAGGATCTTCCAGAACAACGGCATGGCCCTGCTGATGCAGCTTTTGGACACGAAGAGGCCTGAGCTGATGCTGGCTGCCGTGCGGACCTTGTCGGGCATGTGCAGTAGCCACCGAGCAAGG GCCACAGCGATCCTCCACGCAGTCCGCATAGACCGAATCTGCAGCCTCATGGCGGTGGAGAGCGAGGAGATGTCTCTGGCCGTCTGCAACCTGCTGCAGGCCATCATCGACGCTCTGTCTGGCGAGGACAAACAGGAGCATCGGGGGAAGGAAGAGGCCCTGGTTCTGG ACTCCAAGAAGGACCTGAAGCAGATCACCAACCACCTGCTCGACATGCTGGTCAGTAAGAAGGTGTCTGGCCAGGGTAGGGATCAGGCCCTGAACCTGCTCAATAAGAACGTCCCCAGGAAGGACCTCGCCATTCACGACAACTCCCGCACCATCTACGTGGTTGATAATG GCCTAAGGAAGATCCTGAAGGTGGTGGGGCAGGTCCCAGATCTGCCGTCCTGCCTGCCCCTGACTGACAACACCCGCATGCTGGCCTCGATCCTCATCAACAAGCTCTATGACGACCTGCGCTGTGACCCCGAGCGCGACCACTTCCGCAAGATCTGCGAGGAGTACATCAC GGGCACGTTTGACCCCCAGGACATGGACAAGAACGTGATTGCCATCCAGACGGTGTCGGGGATCCTGCAGGGCCCCTTTGACCTGGGCAATCAGCTGCTGGGACTAAAAGGTGTGATGGAGATGATGGTGGCGCTGTGCGGCTCGGAGCGTGAGACGGACCAGCTGGTGGCCGTGGAGGCCCTCATCCACGCCTCCACCAAGCTCAGCCGCGCCACCTTCATCATCACCAACGGTGTGTCACTGCTCAAAGAGATCTACAAGACCACCAAAAACGAGAAGATCAAGATCCGCGCACTGGTG ggaCTCTGTAAACTCGGCTCGGCGGGCGGCACAGATTACGCTCTCAGGCAGTTTGCTGAAGGCTCGACAGAAAAGCTGGCCAAGCAGTGTCGCAA GTGGCTGTGCAATGCATCCATAGACACCCGGACCCGGAAATGGGCAGTGGAGGGCCTGGCCTACCTCACGCTGGACGCAGACGTGAAGGACGACTTTGTTCAGGACATCCCTGCCCTGCAGGCCATGTTCGAGCTGGCCAAG ACCCCCGACAAGACCATCCTGTACTCAGTGGCCACCACCCTGGTGAACTGCACCAACAGCTACGATGTCAAGGAGGTCATCCCTGAGCTGGTGCAGCTGGCCAAGTTCTCCAAGCAGCATGTGCCCGAGGAGCACCCCAAG GACAAGAAGGACTTCGTGGACATGCGAGTGAAGCGGCTTCTGAAGGCCGGCGTCACCTCGGCGCTGGTCTGCATGGTGAAAGCTGACAATGCCATCCTCACCGACCAGACCAAAGAGTTGCTGGCCAG GGTATTCCTGGCACTGTGTGACAACCCAAAGGACCGAGGCACCATTGTGGCTCAAGGTGGTGGTAAG GCCCTGATTCCCCTGGCTTTGGAGGGCACAGATGTGGGCAAAGTGAAGGCAGCCCACGCCCTAGCGAAGATCGCCGCGGTCTCCAACCCAGACATCGCCTTCCCCGGGGAGCGG GTGTACGAGGTGGTGCGGCCACTCGTGAGTCTCCTGAACACACAGAGGGatggcctccagaactatgaggcTCTCCTAGGCCTCACCAACCTGTCTGGGCGGAGTGACAAGCTCCG GAAGAAGATCTTTAAGGAGAAGGCCTTGCCGGACATTGAGAACTACATGTTTGAGAACCATGACCAGCTACGGCAGGCGGCCACTGAGTGTATGTGCAACATGGTGGTGAACAAGGAG GTACAGGAGAGGTTCCTGGCCGATGGCAACGACCGGCTGAAGCTGGTGGTGCTGCTCTGTGGCGAGGATGACGACAAGCTGCAGAACGCGGCTGCGGGGGCCCTGGCCATGCTGACAGCATCGCATAAGAAACTGTGCTTCAAGATGACTGAAGTG ACAACTCAGTGGTTGGAGATTCTACAGCGGCTTTGCTTGCATGACCGGCTGTCAGTTCAACACCGGGGCCTGGTCATTGCCTACAACCTGCTGGCGGCTGATGCTGAGTTGGCCAAGAAGCTGGTGGAGAGTGAGCTGCTGGAGATCCTGACTGTGGTGGGCAAGCAAGAGCCAGACGAGAAGCGGGCAGCGGTGGTGCAGACAGCTCGGGAATGTCTCGTCAAATGCATGGATTATGGCTTCATTAAACCAGTGTCTTAG